In Cyprinus carpio isolate SPL01 chromosome A5, ASM1834038v1, whole genome shotgun sequence, the sequence CTGGTGGTGAAACTAAAGAGCAGCTTCTCAGTGGCATCGGCCAGAACAGCTCGATCTTCAGCACTGAAGAAATGCACCAGATGTTCCACAGTCTCCTAGAGGAAATCGACAAGAGGACAGGGGTGGACATCAATGTCGGCAGTGCTCTATATGTAAGTGACAAATCCAAGCCTCTTCCTAAGTTCCTGGAGAACATGAAGGAGTTTTACCACTCTGACGGCTTCACTGTGGATTTCAGTGTCAAAGAAACAATGGATCAAATTAACACGTATGTGAAGGAAAAAACTCATGGGAAAATAGATCGAGTTGTTGATTCTCTAAATCCTAATACTGTCATGTTCCTTCTCACgtacatatattttaaaggtaAGTATGCACACATACTTTAATCACAAACTCCTGCTGTTTATCTGTACTGTCTGTCTATaaccatttctttattttctcaaGGAAAATGGGACCTGCCATTTAACCCAAAGAAAACCCTTGAGGATAAATTTCATGTGGACAATGAGACCACCGTTCCAGTACAAATGATGCATCAAGAAGAACGCCTCAAATTTTATTATGACGCTGAACTCTCTACTAAAGTTCTCTGTCTAGACTACGATGACTCTTTCTCCATGTTTCTGGCTGTGCCAGATAAAAACAAAGATCAGACAATCCAAGATCTGGAGAAGGCCATCTCTGGACAGCACATTGCAAAATGGAAGGGGGCTGT encodes:
- the LOC109063184 gene encoding serine protease inhibitor 2.1-like; this encodes MQRNIILLWICAFAVVHGNQETLPQPPISDKLPSLIKMNNDFAFHLYKRLVEMPDYQSKNIFFSPLSVSMALSELCLGAGGETKEQLLSGIGQNSSIFSTEEMHQMFHSLLEEIDKRTGVDINVGSALYVSDKSKPLPKFLENMKEFYHSDGFTVDFSVKETMDQINTYVKEKTHGKIDRVVDSLNPNTVMFLLTYIYFKGKWDLPFNPKKTLEDKFHVDNETTVPVQMMHQEERLKFYYDAELSTKVLCLDYDDSFSMFLAVPDKNKDQTIQDLEKAISGQHIAKWKGAVWKRKLDIYVPKLSLKTDYTLNDILEGMGITDMFTHKANFSGISEENFYVSKVLHKATLDVDEEGTTAAAVTTIEIKLAMLPVILRFDRPFMIFIIDQKNDHILFLGKVVNPAVV